In Candidatus Nitronauta litoralis, one DNA window encodes the following:
- a CDS encoding type II secretion system protein has protein sequence MKKLIKAQSNKKVSRPNNRESGFTLVEVLISMAIFSVGILGLMTSIGTVMDYQKDANDMTQATLLTKEKIEELKAVAANENTLVGGTYGFNYFVGEYTDITIPGSTPPKKFFKEDGNSRYVNNGNGEVFDKFTRKTTLSIPPGTGGDFTDANQQFIRFVRVDVVTSWTDSRGHPKDVSLSVVMNRRKIFQQ, from the coding sequence ATGAAAAAATTAATAAAAGCACAATCGAATAAAAAGGTGTCCCGCCCAAATAACAGGGAGTCGGGTTTTACCCTGGTTGAGGTTTTGATCAGCATGGCCATTTTTTCGGTGGGCATTTTAGGTCTCATGACTTCTATCGGAACCGTCATGGATTACCAGAAAGATGCTAATGACATGACCCAGGCCACACTCCTGACAAAAGAAAAAATTGAAGAGCTCAAAGCAGTAGCAGCCAATGAGAATACTCTGGTGGGTGGAACCTACGGGTTTAATTATTTTGTTGGTGAGTACACAGACATCACGATACCGGGATCGACACCTCCGAAAAAATTTTTTAAAGAAGATGGCAATTCCCGCTATGTCAACAACGGCAATGGTGAAGTTTTCGACAAGTTCACAAGAAAAACCACCCTGAGCATACCACCGGGAACGGGCGGTGATTTTACCGATGCAAACCAACAGTTCATTCGGTTTGTTCGCGTGGATGTGGTCACCAGTTGGACTGATTCAAGGGGACATCCAAAGGATGTCAGTTTGTCAGTCGTTATGAATCGACGAAAGATTTTTCAACAATAA
- a CDS encoding prepilin-type N-terminal cleavage/methylation domain-containing protein, translating into MKDLITTASRGQESSLRELEGEARWRGNEKGFTLIELLTVIAMIAILSSVAIPSFNVWLYKYRADSEASRLYFNLMAAKQRAIRNNSTMIVTFSTTNDNYIIHEDLNDDGNIDLGETVDTIPLENEMVFGILPGVLGVWGTAVSNPVALNGGSTIKFLSQGRADRSGAIYMVPGSDLLSGFKGNQRAVKVVQATGNVEVVKYSAGATPGPWS; encoded by the coding sequence ATGAAAGATTTAATCACTACCGCATCTAGAGGCCAGGAGAGTTCCTTAAGGGAATTGGAGGGCGAGGCGCGGTGGAGAGGAAATGAAAAAGGCTTTACCCTGATTGAACTACTAACCGTGATCGCCATGATTGCAATACTTTCATCGGTGGCGATACCCAGTTTCAATGTCTGGTTATACAAGTACCGGGCAGATTCAGAAGCCAGTCGGTTGTATTTCAATCTTATGGCTGCCAAGCAGCGGGCCATCAGGAATAACAGCACAATGATCGTTACATTTTCGACAACCAATGACAACTATATCATCCATGAAGATCTAAATGACGACGGAAACATTGATCTGGGTGAAACAGTCGATACCATTCCCCTGGAAAATGAAATGGTTTTTGGAATATTGCCGGGTGTATTAGGGGTGTGGGGAACGGCCGTGTCTAACCCGGTTGCCCTTAACGGGGGCTCAACGATCAAGTTTCTTTCGCAAGGTCGGGCAGACCGCAGTGGCGCGATCTACATGGTGCCAGGTTCCGATTTACTATCCGGTTTTAAAGGAAATCAACGGGCGGTCAAGGTTGTGCAGGCTACAGGAAATGTTGAAGTTGTGAAATATTCAGCAGGCGCGACACCAGGGCCTTGGAGCTAA